gaaagcggagaccccgaggtgaaaaaccctctcccttatataggaaaatgttctccgcctatgacgtgtagctccctggttggctgctcactatcagcccagatgacgccacgggacaggcagggcgtaagggatggaaatttacccggcacatgcgcagactgcttgtttactagttagaacaccggatgccagcgctgtcttgccatggagattgtgaggatGGCTCCCcacaattttttattgttttgtttaaatgtacgcattgaaatttaaaacatgtataaGTACATTGTGTTTACCCCATCCTCTCTCACCTGCCTCTTACCCTTGCTGTccctttttctcccctcttctctacaGACCCCTTTCCTACATTTCCATATAatgtttccctttttcctttgtgGCCTTCTGTTTTGGACCAGGATGTATTGTCAGAGAATTGGAACTGCCCACAGAATATTGATGAGGTCACCATTTGATACACAACTGAAGGCAATGGCCATACATTCCCCAGAATTCACCACTTGCAAATAGTTATACAAGGAAGAATAGGGGTCCTGTGAGCCTCTCCTTAGTGCATAACTGAAAGGCCCAGTTTTGTTTAAGTACAATTCAGCTTATCATTTGTACTGGACTGTAAGGAATGAGGGAGCTCATGAATCCTTTCTACCTCCATGCTGACTAGCTTAAGCTTATGTAGGGATTGAGGAGGTAATCATCGCTCCTGTGAATTTTATTAGTACAGTGGTTCTGTCATTTTCAGAAGACACTATTTTTCTAGTTCGCCAATGCTTTTAGAGTCTTTTCATGCTCTCTTCAATGATGGTCCCTGAATCATAGAGATCAATGACATAACTCCGTGGGTAGcttattctttgttctttaaCAAGTTGTGTTTATGTGTTAACCTCTATCCACTGCATAAAGAAACTTCCCACATAAGGTCTGATTTCATAGTTTAATCTCTGAACATAACACATATGTTTTCTGTTGTTACTATAAGTACCATTAACacaagcaaactggggaggaaatgctttattttatctaATAGTTCATAACCCATAATTGAGGGAAATTAGttaatgagttcaaggcagaaatctgaaagcagaaactgaagcataaGTCATGAAGAAATTATGCTTATTGGATTACATTCCAGAGCTTGACACATCAACCCttatctccctttcttctttgtattaaTAGAGCACATGTCTCATCCCACCTGCCAACATGACTGAGTAGTTATTTTATTGAGTTctggttgtttttaatagcctCAAGCTGGAAACTATCTAAGTATTATTTAATGGGTGAAACGCTAAGCATGTTTAGTGCATCTGTATTCCAGTGGTATACTCAAGAACAGGAAGGGAAAAGTTTATGCATGTAAATGTGAACTTTGGTAAGTGACAAAAAGTCAACCTCAGAAGATCACATGATGTGTGACTCTATGTATGTACAATTCCTGAAATCAAGTGTTTTGAAGATGGAGAAAATATCTCTGATTATTAAGGACTGGAATGTGGCAATGAAGTAAGGTGAATGTAACTATGTAAGGGTTAAAACCACAGACATCCCTGTGGTGATATAATAGTTATGTCTCAACTGAGATTGCAACTGTATTGCTTCATACATGTAAGAAAAGACTATAGcttcatacacataagaaaacAACTATATATTATAGCAATGTAATATAGATCTATAAAAGACACATAGTATAGATCTGTACTAATTTGTAACTTCTGAGAATCTAGAATAATTGTAAAGATTAAAtgaaaagagccaggcatggcctACCTCTTTAAATGATCCTATGCTTTACAGTTTAAGAGGCTCTTGGACTtctgggaacagggcaggggataCAAAAAGCCAGCAGAtactgaaaggagagagagaggagagagagagagagagagagagagagagagagagagagagagagagagagagagagagagagagagagagagagagagagagagagaatagtgtGACTAAGGATCAGCAGGAGTAGggtccaggagacagaggagtagGGTCAGAGAAGACAGTTgatgcaggaagaaagaagactgtGTAGGGTataggagagaagaggagaaatgaaacaaagaaacaaacaaaaccaaacaaagagaaacccacaaagtagtcaaaagaaagaaagaaaaccgaAACATAAAGCTGCATACATAAAGCTACAAGACTGAAAAAGGATTTGGTTGGAAGCTTTGGAGAAATTAATTTAAGGTAATCTCTTCTAAAGTAATGTTACTTTTTCTTCTATGGCTATATTACTAGTATGCATTGCTCTGGGGTTTGTGTATATGGTGATGTAGGAACAACAGCTGCACATTTCATCTCTTTGGGTAAAGGGTACAGAATTAGTtgtaatatatttgtaaattcaAACTTTCTtacactgaaatatataaatttcCATGGTTTGTCTATTAGGTAAGGAGCATATGTTCCAAACCATCTCACAGTGCTTCCTAATAAGATGATGCTTTAACTAAAAGTGCCTGCTAATAAGATGATGCTTTAACTATGTGATGGACATGCCAGCAGTAACACTAAGGAGCTAGTAAGTATACCCGCTTCTGGGTGTCACTGTGACCTTGTAAACCAGAATTGCCAAGTGTTGAGGCTCTATCTCTAGGCTGAAACCTTCTCCCCAATAGATTCCCAGATCTGCTACTTTAGGAACCACTGAGCTGACAATAAAACTCCAGTCTCACCAAATTCCCTGCTCATTTCAATGGATCCAAATGCCATGTgacaaagaaatagagaaagtgaGCCACATCTGTCATTCAGTTTGGATTCAATTTTAAAAACTCCACCACTCAAAgaaaaaccaattttaaaaaaacttgtcATCAAGAGCACATTTTAAAACCTTATGCTTGTGAAAAAGTAATATCATAGGTAGTGATCAGTTTGGATAAATGTCTACACACCAAAAAATCCTGAGGTGAGTTTTCCAATACTAAAGGATGAATGCAGGGAAGATATTCTATAAATCCCTGAAGTAAATTGCTTCTAAAATGAAGGTTAAAACAGTAAGTGTATATTTCAATCAAGGAAGACAGGAAGCTCACCTTACTGAAAATGAGTTAATCGATAAAAACCATATATGTGAtacatgtaaattttttaaaataatatacaaggACCATAAATAGGAAAGGTTGAAATGGAATGTGTTTATGGAACTCAGGAATcaggaaaactatttttaaaatactgtctgAGGTAAACAGTAGAGAAAAAGCTTTCAGTGTTACATGTTCTAAAAAAATAACCTGTGTTTTCTCTGAAGTCATTCATGGTTTTTCTTGATAGCTATATTTTTGggtaaaaaaaataacttggtgtCCATATAAAAGGCTACTGTTTAAATTTCACATCACAGTTgtgttataaaacaaaacatttgagaCTTAAGTTCTTCATATAAAGTGGatcttaaaatacttaaattaacaaaaatgaaagtatttGTGTAGATCACATAAAAATTTTACTGAAAATCACCAGAAATTCTGTCTTATAAAACTCAATGCTGAATATAAGAAACTGTTTAGATTCTCAGTCTCCTGTCAACTCCTTGTACAGtttgacaaaatgaaaataaacataatgAACAATAATTCTGctaatattttacaatttcaacaaagcagaaataagaaatgtagaaaatgttAAAGACAACCATACAGTGATTAATTTTTATGACTTCATATTATATGATTTTTTGCTTTGATGAAAACTTTTTAATCTGTTGAATCTCAAATTAGATTAAATTTCTGATTCTTTCTTATGGATTGAAAGCCAAGAACGTTTCCAGTGTGGCAGTTAAgtagattttaaaacttttaatttactGATGCTTTATTACACTCTTAAAACCGGCCTTTATCAGGGAAAACTGTTGAAATGGACTACTCAGACACTGAGTTTATTCTCCAAAAAGAGTGTCAGAAAGGCAGCCAGAGTCTGCACTATTTCAGAAGAGGTAGGCATTAGATGGCTATTCCTCTGAGCTTCAAATAGGGAGGAACTGTTTTAATCTCAAGATACACTATTCCTCCAAAAATCAGTGCTACAAGAAataagcatgcacatgcacagtgcccccaacacacacacacacacacacacacacacacacacacacacacacacacttcaaaagcaggttgtttttttttgtggttttggttttggttttgattttggttttgttagaTACCAACTGTGCATCAGGCCATCAAGTTAGACTCCAAATTGGAAAATGTCACATGCCTTCTATGCAAAAGTAGTTTTTTTTCATACtaaaaaaatgtacattaaaaaatagaaataaagttagAGTGCTTGCTGAGAAAGTTCAAGGCTCTGGGCTTGGTTCGATgcttaaaaaatagtaaaacagtATGATGCCCCTTTGATTTGGCTCTTAGCAAAATCCTTATGATGTTTCTATGGTAATGAGGACGTGGCTCACTAGGGAGGAAATGTGTATTACCTGTCTACAACAGAACCATCTGCTACAATACAGAGGTATAAGAAATGTAATATAAAAGTCACAAAATGTAAGTACACAAAACTTTAAACAATATCTCATAATTGTATTTCTATTGTGACTTGAAAGTCATAGGTTTCCTTGGTGGAAATTGAAATGTTTTTAGAGAAAGCACAGCAATATGGTGAGTTGACACTTGTACTCATCTCTAACTACTGCTTACTTATCAAAAAGTCTAAACTTCATCACAGAAGCACTGTTTTATCCTGTAGATTCTGGTCATTACAAGTATATCTATCAAGTTTTCAAGTTTGATGAACTGCAATTCCTTAAGCATTATCTGGAATAGAAAAAATAGAACATTTATGTATaacttggtatatatatatatatatatatatatatatatatatatatatatgtgtgtgtgtgtgtgtaaatttcattaaaaatttattttctagctGTTAGCACAAATTTATTTGCAAAATGACTGCAAGAAACATAACCACAATGAGTGGATTCTTCCTTATGGGGTTCTCTGACAACCATGAGCTACAGATCTTACAGGCTTTGCTCTTCTTGGTGGCATACCTATTGGGCTCAGCAGGGAActtcatcattatcaccatcacaaCACTGGACCCACAGCTCCAGTCTCCAATGTATTACTTTCTCAAGCAACTTTCCATTCTGGACCTCTCATTCCTCTCTGTCACAGTTCCCCAGTATGTTGACAGTTCCCTGGCACGAAGTGGCTACATTTCATATGGACAGTGCATGctgcagatttttttcttcacaggtTTGGCCTGGAGTGAGATGGCCATTCTCACAGTGATGTCttatgatcgctatgtggccatctgcctcCCACTGCATTATGAGGTCATCATGAGTCCCAGAAAGTGCACTTGGGCTGTGGCTGCTGTGTGGCTAAGTGGAGGTATCACAGGAACATTATTCACAGCAAGTACACTCTCTATCAGATTCTGTGGGAGAAAAATAATTCATCAGTTCTTCTGTGATATTCCCCAGTTGCTCAAGCTCTCCTGCTCTAATAATTACTTTGGAGTACTGGAAGTATCTACTTTCATTGCTGTAATGGCCTTTGCCTGCTTTGTGGGGATTGCCTTCTCCTATGGCCAGATATTCTCTACAGTTCTCAGGATGCCCTCTGCTGAAGGCCAATCTAAGGTCTTCTCTACCTGCCTGCCCCATCTTTTTGTTGTTACATTTTTTCTCTCAACAGGCACTTGTGCCTATCTAAAGCCAACCTCAGACTCACCAACTGCTTTAGACCTCATGCTCTCTATCTTTTACACAGTACTACCCTCAATGCTCAACCCTGTTATCTATAGTCTGAGAAATGAGTCCTTGAAAAGAGCTCTAAAGAAGTTTCtgttagctgggcatggtggcagacgcctttaatcccagtactcgggaggcagaggcaggcagatttctgagttcgaggccagcctggtctacaaattgagttccaggacagccagggccatacagagaaaccccgtcttgaaaaaccaaaaaaaaaaaaaaaaagttactgttAAGTAAAGAATTTGTTGGGGAAAATTATGTTTGTTCTGGTTTTAGTTCCTGCAAACATTGGACACACAGAATGTTCTTATTATATTGAATATGTTAGATATATAATGTTAAGAATAACAAGatatagaacacaggacccccagtggaagagctagagaaaatacccaaggagctgaaggggtctgcaaccctataggtggaacaacaatagcaactaaccagtactcccagagctcgtgtctctagatgcatatgtagcagaagatggcctatttgaccatcattgggaagagaggccccttgatcttgcaaactttatatgccccagtacaggggaatgccagggccaaaaagtaggagtgggtgggtaggggagcaggggcgttgggggggggggtatagggaaatttcgggatagcatttgaaatgtaaataaagaaaatctctaataaaaaaaattaaaagaaaaagaataacaagatatttctagaaaatatatattataaacctATTGCATAGCAGGTTGTGATTTGATTCTttgaaactatttcataaaatttacttttttttttttttttgttatttgagacagggtttctccatgtagtcatggctatcctagaacttactcaatagaccaggctgggcttgaagtcagacatctgcctgcctctgtcccccaagtactaggattaaaggcatgtgccaccgctaCCCAGGTACTTATTATTTTcaagttaataaaatatatgcttatGATTTAATAATATACACCTAATTCTTACTAACTCTTCCACCCCATTGCCACACTGGTACATATGTGAATTTACCAACAATACTAACATGGGTTTTGCAAATATG
This portion of the Mus pahari chromosome 18, PAHARI_EIJ_v1.1, whole genome shotgun sequence genome encodes:
- the LOC110336031 gene encoding olfactory receptor 14J1-like: MTARNITTMSGFFLMGFSDNHELQILQALLFLVAYLLGSAGNFIIITITTLDPQLQSPMYYFLKQLSILDLSFLSVTVPQYVDSSLARSGYISYGQCMLQIFFFTGLAWSEMAILTVMSYDRYVAICLPLHYEVIMSPRKCTWAVAAVWLSGGITGTLFTASTLSIRFCGRKIIHQFFCDIPQLLKLSCSNNYFGVLEVSTFIAVMAFACFVGIAFSYGQIFSTVLRMPSAEGQSKVFSTCLPHLFVVTFFLSTGTCAYLKPTSDSPTALDLMLSIFYTVLPSMLNPVIYSLRNESLKRALKKFLLAGHEFVGENYVCSGFSSCKHWTHRMFLLY